One Narcine bancroftii isolate sNarBan1 chromosome 3, sNarBan1.hap1, whole genome shotgun sequence DNA window includes the following coding sequences:
- the LOC138756833 gene encoding uncharacterized protein has translation MVEECLKQEDTRLCHREMLKISVNTLARSAVDAISLALHKAPEHWVSKDAYISHKLHSYNNPLQHHSTPVTLPSSNTPLLQQPAPTALHSYNTPLQQIYTPVTLPSSNTPLLQQPAPTALHSYNTPLQQIYTPTTLHSDSILLLQQTPPATIHSYNTPFQQYCTPRALHYDSTPLLQHSPPTALPSNKSPSDNTPLLLHSPPTALPANKSPSDSTPFLQQSPPSTLHSDNTHLHQHSTPTTHISDSTPLLQHSPPATLHSYNTSLLQHSHRQHSSPTTFPSTNTPHLQHSPLTALHSDNTSLQQPSPLTTLPTALNSYNTPLQTALLQYSSQVTPHSYNTPHRLHSTPTFPSSKTPLLQHSPPAKLHTCNTHLQQHSTPTTPPSNSTPLLQHPPPTALHSYNTPLQQHSTPTTPLQQIYNPTTLQSDSILLLQHSPPVTLASYNKLHQQQSTHTTPPSSNTALLEHSTMTALHSYNTHLQQHSPLTKAPLTELHSYNNPPQQSSTPTTLPSNSTTFLQLAPQQSTPSTLTSSNNPLLQHSPPAAFHSDNTIRQQHSTPLHSYNDPTDCTRRLQHSIPAKLHYYNTLLQQHFPPKVLHSYNTPPDSTPL, from the exons ATGGTTGAGGAATGTTTGAAACAGGAGGACACCAGGCTTTGCCAtagggagatgttgaagatatcagtGAATACACTGGCAAGGTCTGCGGTAGATGcgatctcactggctctgcacaaagccccAGAACACTGGGTCAGTAAAGACGCATACATCTCCCACA AACTCCACTCCTACAACAATCCCCTCCAGCATCACTCCACTCCTGTAACACTCCCCTCTAGCAACACACCACTCCTACAACAGCCCGCTCCAACAGCACTCCACTCCTACAACACTCCCCTCCAGCAAATCTACACTCCTGTAACACTCCCCTCTAGCAACACACCACTCCTACAACAGCCCGCTCCAACAGCACTCCACTCCTACAACACTCCCCTCCAGCAAATCTACACTCCTACAACACTACACTCTGACAGCATTCTACTCCTACAACAAACCCCTCCAGCAACAATTCACTCATACAACACCCCCTTCCAGCAATACTGCACTCCTAGAGCACTCCACTATGACAGCACTCCACTCCTACAACACTCACCTCCAACAGCACTCCCCTCTAACAAAAGCCCCTCTGACAATACTCCACTCCTACTACACTCACCTCCAACAGCACTCCCTGCCAACAAAAGCCCCTCCGACAGCACTCCATTCCTACAACAATCTCCTCCATCAACACTCCACTCCGACAACACTCACCTCCATCAGCACTCCACTCCTACAACACACATCTCTGACAGCACTCCACTCCTACAACACTCCCCTCCAGCCACACTTCACTCCTACAACACTTCACTCCTACAACATTCACACCGACAGCACTCCTCTCCTACGACATTCCCCTCCACCAATACTCCACACCTACAACACTCCCCTCTGACAGCACTCCACTCTGACAACACTTCCCTCCAGCAACCCTCCCCTTTAACAACACTTCCGACAGCACTCAACTCCTACAACACTCCCCTCCA AACTGCACTCCTTCAATACTCCTCTCAAGTAACACCTCActcctacaacactccccaccgacTACATTCAACTCCAACATTCCCCTCCAGTAAAACTCCACTACTACAACACTCCCCTCCTGCAAAACTCCACACCTGTAACACTCACCTCCAGCAACATTCCACTCCTACAACACCCCCCTCCAACAGCACTCCACTCCTACAACACCCCCCTCCAACAGCACTCCACTCCTACAACACCCCCCTCCAACAGCACTCCACTCCTACAACACCCCTCCAGCAAATCTACAATCCTACAACACTCCAATCCGACAGCATTCTACTCCTACAACACTCCCCTCCAGTAACACTTGCCTCCTACAACAAACTCCACCAGCAACAATCCACTCATACAACGCCCCCTTCCAGCAATACTGCACTCCTAGAGCACTCCACTATGACAGCACTCCACTCCTACAACACTCACCTCCAACAGCACTCCCCTCTAACAAAAGCCCCTCTGACAGAACTCCACTCCTACAACAATCCCCCCCAGCAAAGCTCAACACCAACAACACTCCCCTCCAACAGCACTACATTTCTACAACTCGCCCCTCAG CAATCCACTCCGTCAACACTCACCTCCAGTAACAATCCACTCCTACAACACTCCCCTCCAGCAGCATTCCACTCTGACAACACTATCCGCCAGCAACACTCAACTC CTCTCCACTCCTACAACGACCCCACCGACTGCACTCGACGCCTACAACATTCCATTCCAGCAAAACTCCACTACTACAACACTCTCCTCCAGCAACACTTCCCTCCGAAAGTACTCCACTCCTACAACACTCCCCCTGACAGCACTCCCCTGTAA